In Drosophila bipectinata strain 14024-0381.07 chromosome 2R, DbipHiC1v2, whole genome shotgun sequence, one genomic interval encodes:
- the shn gene encoding transcription factor HIVEP3 isoform X1, protein MARRKGSGRGKSTVNSRKSALETAREKLKDEPPADTSQDNQFDNNMENATTTTAKHYKTTGKQYKTNKVNSTRRATAAAAAAAAASAAATAATSTPATKKQTYRETATTTTQRTATSKANRAASTATVATEAATVAAATPSAVAATVADVACSKPSTSTRDKLSELPLPAADNTKNNNNNNNNNNNKNHNNNNNNNNHHSDNSISENNYEFKSCRDKASLSDSKMTLQQMAAVSSNKEPVAPNSSSSHTTTAAAAAAAAVTATPTDEAAFGECSNISRYLHKKFKRLASTTEVENANGNGTLSGDAGRTTSLSSNSSLSPPPPPPTMVANGHHLTQQPSAAQPVPLSTQQHDFSANFVNSNHVNAIGQAEESQKPVPRTRTPLTNSNSNSNSNSNYAANATLSPATFAQHQQLTQPTAPAGGGGVPGGGGGGTPAGEKAGRYVCPYCSLICAKPSVLEKHIRAHTNERPYPCDPCGIAFKTKSNLYKHCRSRSHAARARGLEVPPDADDGLSDQDAELSNSSSELPSRAGSPYDEPMSSPTPSPSTLSAAKSAYIQQPSLPQHMQQLPLGSPAAGTLPPATADNLHSATAQHRQSVDYKPYKPKFHNASLYAPGSSKDQQQLHLVQQQQQQQQQQQLVQQKLLTQLPLVQQPSLTHPTLSPSTQMKMKNHINSHQMQLQLQQQLHAQQSLLVGLPPVPPAGVYYLGQPPYYNQDPTAAAIHQQLVIQQLQLQQHIHLAQQQQQQQQQQQHSPLVKAPPPMVQPPSVAPQQLVRTNSQVSNVTPAPATPSPATNLSSFASSSGGMQVNVAKVQEHISKLISHNEAIVENKDILLQKKYPKQLNRSRSFNNANANSASQHAGNPTTQLASSNHISAQMPEREAKVNLAQAIVQKQQQQQQQQLQQQQQQQQLQQQEEHLQQQRQYQMYLQHQEQQQQQQQLEPPNGLVKRNNYKPAPSIATPVKQQPHLPPPPSPLPMQTMQYRQDPATPVAKMDQQAMGGHVMPLNLSAKPKPAVVSLPVSSIATSTAAPTPTSSTAPAASGSKTAPPTAQPNNSIIKNLLLNARGLAVPIGEGDDAVYSCPICANEFRSADELKQHNSTYCQDASSSAPMSPASSPFRSNSISLSLPELKNHIVNSKNPLSLAKLAWCQLKTKRSCLVLNRLNAAQTHARTSTVTAPTATPPATVPAAASSSSVAPSPSSAPAAQPIVAPTAIEALRFVDAPLPSPGPLLGKTPLVDYAQQNTPRKAQDSVVITKMHEDRQFPVDMDAQPAKRVKTSDVVIVPSQTQPQVFTFPFSSVSEPQSSKEERLRRLTSSGGTMIPISECPELEKSPRVIRTSLLSGGSFLEVGSASKVSEPGSAKDRKLLPLPGGLSTGAQHFQFPPINSITAFNPLTLPQMGGGDKATPSTPIPYVPGIPGPGSLTPQLPLLPPPPQQLQLPVPTGRGRSPNRKQPSPLLMAGAAAGELKALSPFGGVQNLPSEFSRLPPTPAQRQALQWNSKEANKKAPFNFLRMADNVKVAEPEVRHFNLDNVIAGKQQQEVPLTPLHVDTPNGVASEEANAPSASSSSAKSKFLRPTSLPLKPGTFTPKRHHGITPTANTLPLISPETPRPSKSCVQLYLNGHAYTYLGLKCSTKMFYCTVNCPQPSYVAGMHKLSMYSVWQVCEENQPHPLGFKLKQVMALYDSRQRMLGNVSTTAMAGTGKLSYGLVSSQQIVCSPSTNASSSAFYQAQQKSAPAVQVAALSEANVAAKAANDEAQAKKLETSPSGQPLVGGYESHEDYTYIRGRGRGRYVCSECGIRCKKPSMLKKHIRTHTDVRPFTCSNCNFSFKTKGNLTKHMQSKTHFKKCMELGINPGPMPADGEFLDVDMDFDQQSSTSAGGRTSSMAGESDSDDFTDNESESSDTDESKSRLKEHEAARCLLSLSMTPPIPQSVSPYPQLQDTPVPAASPANSIGSSGSLPKRLVCSFTSPKPPFDYQKQEQYYSNPEESKPKRSVASEESAPMDLTKPRSSASAISPLPLVPPVQDLPKSQAQQMREVIFGSSGNESGFMKTLISVSDKVRISAEMEEQAKLGAEGEDVLLQTYIKEQALHHAKMKQSQFSRSYLINTLFSTAAPVMSSSANLLTTTSRPVMSINEVPSIEVHEVKTPDEVPAVAPAIPAPASAPPTSTITPVSLASQEEGEESDHEKSKVERHNANLPAAVQQPDVNDFSGVLSGPSLATSAPPASVATSTPAPVATSSTATTPSVSSQPTQRTVIVGEDGFKNSTPSSKSSDLQAGPYARGMPPAPPPIAADARPTCTICSKTFQRQHQLTLHMNIHYMERKFKCEPCSISFRTQGHLQKHERSEAHKNKVMMTSTFGVPTTSNPRPFECTDCKIAFRIHGHLAKHLRSKTHVQKLECLQKLPFGTYAEIERAGISLTEIDTSDCENSLISLKLLAQKLLEKDPNKLSGYTTPSGMMQLAQDGTGPTSQDSASEDGFSAAIASAIASLDNDSAGNTPKRASSMSEDETVTNGLNHNLKRRLPGSFSSTGEESDNPAEGTGEKRARSGQELPVPVPVAVPVAASAAASN, encoded by the exons aATCTACTGTAAATTCACGTAAAAGTGCTTTGGAAACGGCACGTGAAAAACTGAAAG ATGAACCGCCAGCGGATACGTCACAGGATAATCAATTTGATAATAATATGGAAAATGCAACAACCACAACGGCCAAGCATTACAAGACCACAGGAAAACAGTACAAGACCAATAAGGTGAACAGCACGCGACGTGCcacagcggcagcagcagcagcagcggcagcatcagcagcagcaacagcagccaccAGTACGCCGGCAACCAAGAAGCAGACATATCGGGAAACTGCAACCACAACCACTCAGAGAACAGCCACTAGCAAGGCTAACAGAGCAGCTAGCACAGCCACAGTTGCCACAGAGGCAGcaacagtagcagcagcaacaccatcagcagtagcagcaacagTTGCCGATGTTGCATGTAGCAAGCCCAGTACCAGCACCCGCGATAAGCTGAGCGAATTGCCACTACCAGCTGCCGacaacacaaaaaacaacaacaacaacaataataataataacaacaaaaatcataataataataataacaacaacaaccaccacagTGATAATAGTATTAGTGAGAATAATTATGAGTTTAAGAGTTGTAGAGATAAAGCAAGTCTAAGTGATAGCAAAATGACGCTACAGCAGATGGCAGCCGTCAGCAGCAACAAGGAGCCAGTGGCTCCaaatagcagcagcagccacaccACCAccgcagcagcggcagcagcagcagcagtaactgccacgcccaccgATGAAGCCGCCTTCGGAGAGTGCTCAAACATATCGCGATATTTGCACAAGAAATTCAAGCGACTGGCCAGCACCACCGAGGTGGAGAACGCCAACGGTAATGGCACTCTGTCTGGGGATGCCGGCCGCACCACATCGCTGTCCTCAAATAGCTCACTTTCGcctccgccaccgccaccgacAATGGTCGCCAATGGTCATCACTTGACCCAACAGCCGTCGGCTGCGCAGCCAGTGCCGCTGTCGACGCAGCAACATGACTTTAGTGCCAACTTTGTAAATAGCAATCATGTCAATGCCATCGGCCAGGCGGAGGAGAGCCAGAAGCCAGTGCCCAGAACGCGAACGCCGCTaaccaacagcaacagtaacagcaatagcaacagcaactaTGCGGCAAATGCCACACTGTCGCCGGCAACATTCGCTCAGCACCAGCAGTTGACGCAGCCAACGGCACCGGCTGGCGGAGGAGGAGTGccaggtggaggaggaggcggtACTCCCGCTGGTGAGAAGGCCGGACGTTATGTCTGTCCGTATTGTAGTTTGATTTGTGCCAAGCCCTCGGTGCTGGAGAAGCACATTAGGGCCCATACCAACGAGCGACCTTATCCCTGCGATCCCTGCGGCATTGCCTTCAAAACAAAGAGCAACCTCTACAAGCACTGCCGCTCCAGGTCGCATGCGGCCAGAGCCAGGGGCTTGGAGGTGCCGCCAGATGCGGATGATGGTCTGTCCGACCAGGATGCCGAGCTGAGCAATAGTAGTTCCGAGTTG CCAAGTCGCGCTGGATCGCCATATGACGAGCCCATGAGCTCACCCACACCCTCACCCTCCACACTGTCGGCGGCGAAGAGCGCCTACATCCAGCAGCCGTCACTCCCGCAGCACATGCAACAACTGCCGCTGGGTTCCCCGGCCGCGGGGACACTACCGCCCGCCACGGCGGACAACCTGCACTCGGCCACTGCCCAGCACCGCCAGTCGGTTGACTACAAGCCATACAAACCCAAGTTCCACAATGCCTCGCTGTACGCTCCCGGGAGCAGCAAGGATCAGCAGCAGTTGCACTtggtgcagcagcagcagcaacaacaacagcaacagcagctggTCCAACAGAAGCTGTTGACGCAACTGCCGCTGGTGCAGCAGCCATCGCTGACACATCCCACGCTCTCGCCCAGCACCCAGATGAAGATGAAGAACCACATCAACTCCCACCAGATGCAgttgcagctgcagcagcagttgcaCGCTCAGCAATCGCTGCTGGTCGGCCTGCCGCCGGTTCCCCCAGCCGGGGTCTACTATCTGGGCCAGCCACCCTACTATAATCAGGATCCCACCGCGGCTGCGATCCATCAGCAGCTAGTCAtccagcaactgcaactgcagcagcacaTCCACCTggcacagcagcagcagcaacagcaacagcagcagcaacactcGCCGCTGGTTAAGGCTCCTCCGCCAATGGTACAGCCACCCAGTGTCGCCCCTCAGCAG CTGGTGCGGACCAACAGTCAGGTTTCCAACGTAACCCCAGCACCAGCCACACCCTCGCCCGCCACAAACCTGAGCAGCTTTGCCAGCTCCAGCGGGGGCATGCAAGTG AATGTGGCCAAAGTTCAGGAGCACATATCGAAGCTGATCTCGCACAACGAGGCCATTGTGGAGAACAAAGACATACTGCTGCAGAAGAAGTATCCCAAGCAGCTCAACCGATCCCGCAGCTTCAACAACGCCAACGCCAATAGTGCGTCACAACACGCCGGAAATCCAACCACCCAGCTGGCGAGCAGCAATCACATCAGTGCCCAGATGCCGGAGCGGGAGGCCAAAGTCAACCTGGCCCAGGCCATAGTccagaagcagcaacagcaacagcaacagcaactgcagcaacaacagcagcagcagcaactgcagcaacaGGAGGAGCATCTGCAGCAACAGAGACAGTATCAGATGTACTTGCAACACcaggagcagcaacaacagcaacagcagctggaACCTCCTAATGGGTTGGTCAAGAGGAACAATTACAAGCCAGCTCCGTCGATTGCCACGCCAGTGAAGCAGCAGCCCCATCTGCCACCTCCGCCCTCACCCCTGCCCATGCAAACGATGCAGTATCGTCAGGATCCCGCCACTCCGGTGGCCAAGATGGACCAACAGGCGATGGGTGGGCATGTGATGCCCTTGAACCTGTCTGCGAAACCAAAGCCCGCTGTAGTTAGCCTGCCGGTCAGTTCCATAGCCACCAGTACGGCGGCACCGACGCCCACGAGCTCCACGGCTCCGGCGGCCAGCGGCTCGAAAACTGCCCCACCCACTGCCCAGCCGAACAACTCAATCATCAAGAACCTGCTGCTGAACGCCCGAGGACTGGCCGTGCCCATTGGAGAGGGTGACGACGCCGTCTACTCGTGTCCCATATGCGCCAATGAGTTCCGCAGTGCGGACGAGCTGAAGCAGCACAACAGCACCTATTGCCAGGATGCGAGCTCCAGTGCGCCGATGAGTCCGGCCTCCTCGCCCTTCCGCTCCAACTCGATCTCGCTCAGCCTGCCGGAACTGAAGAACCACATCGTCAACTCCAAGAACCCCCTGTCGCTGGCCAAGCTGGCCTGGTGTCAGCTGAAGACCAAGAGAAGCTGCCTAGTCCTCAATCGCCTGAATGCAGCCCAGACCCACGCGAGGACATCCACGGTGACAGCTCCGACAGCCACTCCTCCGGCAACTGTTCCTGCTGCTGCTAGCTCCTCCAGTGTGGCTCCTTCTCCTTCAAGTGCTCCAGCAGCTCAGCCCATAGTAGCTCCCACAGCCATCGAGGCTCTGCGCTTTGTGGATGCCCCACTGCCGTCGCCAGGACCGCTCCTTGGAAAAACCCCACTGGTTGACTATGCCCAGCAGAACACGCCCCGCAAGGCCCAGGACTCCGTTGTGATTACGAAAATGCACGAGGATCGGCAGTTCCCCGTGGACATGGACGCTCAGCCGGCCAAGCGAGTCAAGACCAGCGATGTCGTGATCGTTCCCTCCCAGACTCAGCCTCAGGTCTTCACCTTTCCGTTCAGCAGTGTTTCCGAACCGCAATCCAGCAAGGAGGAGCGTCTGCGGAGACTGACTTCCTCTGGAGGCACCATGATTCCCATATCGGAGTGCCCCGAGCTGGAGAAGAGTCCCAGGGTGATACGCACATCGCTGCTGTCGGGTGGAAGCTTCCTGGAAGTCGGAAGCGCCTCCAAGGTCAGCGAGCCTGGATCGGCCAAGGACCGAAAGCTACTACCGTTGCCCGGAGGCCTCTCCACGGGCGCCCAGCACTTTCAGTTCCCGCCCATCAACTCTATCACTGCCTTCAACCCCCTGACTCTGCCGCAGATGGGTGGTGGCGACAAGGCTACTCCAAGCACACCGATACCCTACGTGCCTGGAATCCCAGGACCTGGTAGCCTAACGCCTCAGTTGCCTCTGCTCCCGCCGCCGCCGCAACAGTTGCAGTTGCCAGTGCCCACTGGCCGGGGACGCAGTCCCAACCGGAAGCAGCCCAGCCCGCTCTTGATGGCCGGCGCAGCTGCTGGCGAACTGAAGGCGCTGTCTCCGTTCGGCGGAGTCCAGAATCTGCCCAGTGAGTTCAGCCGCCTGCCGCCCACTCCCGCCCAGCGCCAGGCCCTCCAATGGAACAGCAAGGAGGCCAACAAGAAGGCTCCGTTCAACTTCCTGCGAATGGCCGACAACGTAAAGGTCGCCGAGCCGGAGGTTCGCCACTTCAACCTGGACAACGTGATTGCCGgcaagcagcagcaggaggtGCCTCTAACGCCCCTGCACGTGGACACGCCCAATGGAGTGGCCAGCGAGGAGGCCAATGCCCCGTCCGCCTCCAGTTCCTCCGCCAAGTCGAAGTTCCTACGACCCACTAGTCTGCCTCTTAAGCCGGGAACCTTTACCCCGAAACGCCATCACGGAATCACTCCCACGGCCAACACCCTGCCCCTCATCTCGCCCGAGACCCCGAGGCCATCCAAGTCCTGCGTGCAGCTGTATCTGAATGGGCACGCCTACACCTACCTGGGCCTGAAGTGCAGCACCAAGATGTTCTACTGCACGGTGAACTGCCCGCAGCCCTCGTACGTGGCCGGCATGCACAAGCTGTCGATGTACAGCGTGTGGCAGGTGTGCGAGGAGAACCAGCCGCATCCTCTGGGCTTCAAGCTGAAGCAGGTGATGGCCCTATACGACTCCCGCCAGAGGATGTTGGGCAACGTGAGCACCACTGCGATGGCTGGAACTGGGAAACTGAGCTACGGCCTGGTCTCGTCCCAGCAGATCGTGTGCTCGCCCTCGACGAATGCCAGCAGCAGTGCCTTCTACCAGGCCCAGCAGAAGTCGGCGCCCGCCGTCCAGGTGGCCGCACTCAGCGAGGCGAACGTGGCGGCCAAGGCGGCTAACGATGAGGCGCAGGCCAAGAAGCTGGAGACCAGCCCCTCCGGCCAGCCGCTGGTGGGCGGATACGAGTCGCACGAGGACTACACCTACATCCGGGGACGCGGACGTGGCAGGTATGTCTGCTCCGAGTGCGGCATTCGCTGCAAAAAGCCTTCCATGTTGAAGAAACACATTCGTACTCATACGGATGTGAGGCCTTTTACATGCAGCAACTGCAATTTCAG CTTCAAGACCAAGGGTAACCTGACCAAGCACATGCAGTCCAAGACGCACTTCAAGAAGTGCATGGAACTGGGCATCAATCCAGGACCCATGCCCGCCGATGGCGAGTTCCTGGACGTGGACATGGACTTTGATCAGCAGTCGTCCACTTCGGCCGGAGGTCGCACCTCCTCGATGGCCGGGGAGTCCGATTCCGATGACTTCACCGACAACGAATCGGAAAGTAGTG ACACGGATGAGTCGAAATCGCGCCTGAAGGAGCACGAGGCAGCCAGATGCCTGCTGTCGCTCTCCATGACGCCGCCCATTCCGCAAAGTGTCTCTCCTTATCCGCAACTGCAGGATACCCCTGTTCCGGCCGCCAGTCCGGCCAACAGTATTGGATCTTCGGGATCGCTGCCGAAGCGATTGGTGTGCTCCTTCACCTCCCCGAAGCCTCCCTTTGACTATCAGAAGCAGGAACAGTATTACTCCAATCCGGAGGAGTCCAAGCCGAAGCGAAGCGTGGCCAGCGAGGAGAGCGCTCCCATGGATCTCACCAAGCCGCGTAGCTCCGCGTCGGCCATCTCGCCCCTGCCGCTGGTGCCGCCAGTGCAGGATTTGCCCAAGTCGCAGGCCCAGCAGATGCGTGAAGTAATCTTCGGCAGCTCGGGCAACGAGAGCGGCTTCATGAAGACCCTGATTTCGGTGTCGGACAAGGTGCGCATCTCGGCCGAGATGGAGGAGCAGGCCAAGCTGGGGGCTGAGGGCGAGGACGTTCTGCTGCAGACGTACATCAAGGAGCAGGCGCTCCACCACGCCAAGATGAAGCAGAGCCAGTTCAGCCGCAGCTACTTGATCAACACCCTGTTCTCCACGGCGGCGCCGGTGATGAGCAGCAGTGCCAACCTACTGACCACCACCAGCAGGCCAGTCATGAGCATCAACGAGGTGCCCAGCATCGAAGTGCACGAGGTGAAGACGCCGGACGAGGTGCCCGCTGTAGCTCCTGCTATTCCGGCTCCAGCCTCAGCCCCTCCCACCTCAACGATCACTCCCGTGTCCCTCGCTTCTCAAGAGGAAGGCGAGGAGAGCGACCACGAGAAGTCCAAGGTGGAGCGTCACAATGCAAACCTGCCCGCCGCAGTGCAACAGCCGGATGTCAATGATTTCAGCGGAGTACTCAGCGGCCCATCCTTGGCCACATCAGCACCTCCAGCCTCCGTGGCTACGTCCACTCCAGCACCTGTGGCCACCTCCAGCACAGCCACCACTCCCAGCGTGTCGTCTCAGCCCACGCAGCGCACTGTAATTGTGGGCGAGGATGGATTCAAGAACTCCACGCCCAGCAGCAAGAGCAGCGACCTCCAGGCGGGTCCCTATGCCCGCGGAATGCCACCCGCTCCTCCGCCAATCGCAGCCGACGCCCGGCCCACTTGCACCATCTGCTCGAAGACGTTCCAGCGGCAGCACCAGCTCACCCTCCACATGAACATCCACTACATGGAGCGCAAGTTCAAGTGCGAGCCGTGCAGCATCTCCTTCCGCACCCAGGGCCATCTGCAGAAGCACGAGCGGTCCGAGGCGCACAAGAACAAGGTGATGATGACCTCGACATTCGGAGTACCCACCACCTCCAATCCGCGTCCTTTCGAGTGCACCGACTGCAAGATCGCCTTCCGCATCCACGGGCATCTGGCCAAGCATCTGCGCTCCAAGACCCATGTCCAGAAGCTGGAGTGCCTGCAGAAGTTGCCATTCGGAACCTATGCGGAGATCGAACGGGCTGGCATCAGTCTCACCGAGATCGACACCAGCGACTGCGAAAACTCGCTGATTTCCTTGAAGCTACTGGCCCAGAAGCTGCTGGAGAAGGATCCCAACAAGCTGAGTGGCTACACCACCCCCTCGGGAATGATGCAGCTGGCCCAGGACGGCACTGGCCCCACCTCGCAGGATAGTGCCTCCGAGGATGGCTTCAGTGCGGCCATAGCCTCGGCCATTGCATCCCTGGACAacgacagtgctggaaacaCACCGAAGCGTGCCAGCTCCATGTCCGAGGACGAGACAGTGACTAATGGCCTGAACCACAATCTGAAGCGACGCTTGCCGGGAAGCTTCAGCAGTACCGGCGAGGAGAGCGATAATCCGGCAGAGGGCACTGGCGAGAAGAGGGCGCGATCCGGACAAGAGTTGCCGGTTCCGGTGCCTGTGGCTGTTCCGGTGGCCGCCTCAGCGGCAGCCAGCAACTGA